One Sphingomonas sp. SUN039 genomic window carries:
- a CDS encoding DUF1697 domain-containing protein produces MTSYVALLRAVNVGGTGKLAMADLRAMGEALGFARVRTFIASGNLLFDSDLPEGEVKAQLEARLAVYAGKRVPVLVRNAAELAAIVAADPFPDAHGSRHMVFFYDAPPPPDVIAECRDIQGERLALGTRELFVDYGEGIRFTKLKIAGKQDRTGRNMNSVKKMATLLNA; encoded by the coding sequence ATGACGAGCTATGTCGCGCTGCTCCGCGCGGTGAACGTCGGGGGCACGGGCAAGCTGGCGATGGCCGACCTGCGGGCCATGGGCGAAGCACTGGGCTTTGCGCGGGTGCGGACATTCATCGCCAGCGGCAATCTGTTGTTCGACAGCGACTTGCCGGAGGGCGAGGTCAAGGCGCAACTCGAGGCGCGGCTCGCCGTCTATGCGGGCAAGCGGGTGCCGGTGCTGGTCCGCAACGCTGCCGAACTGGCGGCCATCGTCGCCGCCGATCCCTTCCCCGACGCGCATGGCAGCCGGCACATGGTGTTTTTCTACGACGCGCCGCCGCCGCCCGACGTGATCGCTGAGTGCCGCGATATACAGGGCGAACGGCTTGCGCTGGGGACGCGCGAGCTATTCGTGGATTACGGCGAAGGTATCCGTTTCACCAAGCTCAAGATCGCGGGAAAGCAAGACCGCACCGGGCGGAACATGAACTCGGTGAAGAAGATGGCGACGTTGCTCAACGCCTGA
- the cobS gene encoding cobaltochelatase subunit CobS: MTDLPNAQPDSRTDTVMDAPDLKVSVRDIFGIDTDMMVPAFSEADERVPDLDPSYVFDGDTTLAILAGFAFNRRVMVQGYHGTGKSTHIEQVAARLKWPCIRINLDAHISRIDLIGRDAIVLRDGQQVTEFREGLLPWALQTPTALVFDEYDAGRPDVMFVIQRVLETEGKLTLLDQNRVIRPNPYFRLFATANTVGLGDTSGLYHGTQQINQGQMDRWNIVVTLNYLPAAVEAQIVLAKSGEYDHEGGKAEVDNMVKVAELTRQGFINGDISTVMSPRTVITWAQNALIFNDVGFAFRLSFLNKCDEAERALVAEYYQRVFGKDLPESVVGRS, encoded by the coding sequence ATGACCGATCTGCCCAACGCCCAGCCCGACAGCCGCACCGACACGGTGATGGACGCGCCCGACCTGAAGGTTTCGGTGCGCGACATCTTCGGCATCGACACCGACATGATGGTCCCCGCGTTCAGCGAGGCCGACGAGCGCGTGCCGGACCTCGACCCGAGCTATGTCTTCGACGGCGACACCACGCTCGCGATCCTCGCAGGCTTCGCGTTCAACCGCCGCGTGATGGTGCAGGGCTATCACGGCACCGGCAAATCGACGCATATCGAACAGGTCGCGGCGCGCCTGAAATGGCCGTGCATCCGCATCAACCTCGACGCGCATATCAGCCGGATCGACCTGATCGGCCGCGACGCCATCGTGCTGCGCGACGGGCAACAGGTCACCGAGTTCCGCGAGGGGCTGCTCCCCTGGGCGCTGCAGACCCCTACCGCGTTGGTCTTCGACGAATATGATGCCGGCCGCCCCGATGTGATGTTCGTGATCCAGCGCGTGCTGGAAACCGAGGGCAAGCTGACCCTGCTCGACCAGAACCGCGTCATCCGCCCCAACCCGTATTTCCGCCTGTTCGCGACCGCCAACACCGTTGGGCTGGGCGATACCAGCGGGCTGTATCACGGGACGCAGCAGATCAACCAGGGCCAGATGGACCGCTGGAACATCGTCGTCACGCTCAACTACCTCCCCGCCGCCGTGGAGGCGCAGATCGTCCTCGCGAAGAGCGGCGAGTACGACCACGAGGGCGGCAAGGCCGAGGTCGACAACATGGTCAAGGTCGCCGAACTGACGCGGCAGGGCTTCATCAACGGCGACATCTCGACCGTGATGAGCCCGCGCACCGTGATCACCTGGGCGCAGAACGCGCTGATCTTCAACGACGTCGGCTTCGCGTTCCGCTTGAGCTTCCTCAACAAGTGCGACGAGGCGGAACGGGCGCTGGTGGCGGAATATTACCAGCGGGTATTCGGGAAGGATTTGCCGGAGAGTGTGGTCGGGCGGAGCTAA
- a CDS encoding TetR/AcrR family transcriptional regulator, translating into MSSRSALAKPPGARAKLLEAATTIVRQKGYAATSIDDLCRAAGVTKGAFFHHFPSKEALAVAGAQAWTDHAEARIFTDAPWMRFDDPLARLLAHIDFRLAMLDGPVEEFTCFVGTMVQEAFATNDNIRAACDASIAAYAERLAEDVQAAIDRYGIAGNTTALDLAYHIQAVLQGAFILAKAKNDPAIARASVTHLKRYVEMLFGKCSSGEE; encoded by the coding sequence ATGTCGAGTCGATCTGCCCTTGCCAAGCCCCCTGGTGCACGAGCCAAATTGCTCGAAGCGGCGACGACGATTGTCCGGCAAAAGGGCTATGCGGCGACCAGTATCGACGATCTGTGCAGAGCGGCGGGCGTCACCAAGGGCGCGTTCTTTCACCATTTTCCGTCGAAGGAAGCGCTGGCGGTCGCGGGCGCACAGGCCTGGACCGACCATGCCGAGGCGCGGATATTTACCGACGCGCCATGGATGCGTTTCGACGACCCCCTAGCACGCCTCCTCGCCCACATCGATTTCCGCCTGGCGATGCTCGACGGGCCGGTCGAGGAATTCACCTGCTTCGTCGGCACGATGGTGCAGGAAGCATTTGCGACCAACGACAATATCCGGGCCGCGTGCGACGCCAGCATTGCCGCCTACGCCGAGCGACTGGCCGAGGACGTTCAAGCTGCCATCGACCGCTACGGCATCGCGGGCAACACAACCGCGCTCGATCTCGCCTATCATATCCAGGCGGTGCTGCAGGGGGCGTTCATTCTGGCCAAGGCCAAGAACGATCCGGCGATTGCGCGGGCATCGGTCACGCATCTGAAGCGTTACGTCGAGATGCTGTTCGGGAAATGCAGTTCGGGAGAGGAATAA
- a CDS encoding VOC family protein: MSKMIFINLPVADLARARGFYEALGFTHNPAFSDDAGACMVWSEAIYVMILTHAKWSGFTKRPICDAGASEVSLALAVDDRAAVDALVEAGAKAGGTADVNPPEDHGFMYQRTILDPDGHVWEPFWMDTAAAGGAAA, from the coding sequence ATGAGCAAGATGATTTTCATCAACCTGCCGGTCGCCGACCTGGCCCGTGCGCGCGGCTTCTACGAAGCGCTCGGCTTCACCCATAATCCGGCATTCAGCGACGATGCGGGGGCATGCATGGTGTGGAGCGAGGCGATTTACGTCATGATCCTGACGCACGCCAAATGGAGCGGTTTTACCAAACGACCGATCTGCGACGCCGGCGCAAGCGAAGTGTCGCTGGCGCTGGCCGTTGACGACCGCGCCGCGGTCGATGCGCTTGTCGAAGCAGGGGCAAAGGCGGGCGGCACCGCCGACGTCAACCCGCCCGAGGACCACGGGTTCATGTACCAGCGCACCATCCTCGACCCCGACGGCCATGTCTGGGAACCGTTCTGGATGGATACGGCGGCTGCGGGAGGTGCGGCGGCATAA
- a CDS encoding DUF1838 domain-containing protein: MKLIKLALLATAALGSAASARMLDPAVPADAFEISKRVQCGEADGKQAVYHFSGKIYSRVAGEPDRLLFLAEGMNVRQCVAVTDPVRGKGYRLVSREVLFYLDPKTGQVLRQWANPWSGETVEVMHINNDPVNSRPNFPIGADGKPATFNGRREGKWIFMPFEAPLFYENPLSGAYQDYVGGKYHAMEIFDFFADASDILDTKNPTAYPGVGWVRISDWMPWMKQRGRQGQMVFNAMGSKLKSFDELPTVMKEEIAKNYPIYTAPPAGDDTRPNATTWTVFKAKVDAERAAAKGEAGRK, encoded by the coding sequence GTGAAGCTCATCAAACTCGCGCTGCTCGCGACAGCAGCGCTCGGCAGCGCCGCTTCGGCGCGGATGCTCGATCCTGCCGTTCCCGCCGATGCCTTCGAGATTTCGAAGCGCGTCCAGTGCGGCGAGGCCGATGGCAAGCAGGCGGTCTATCATTTCTCGGGCAAAATCTATTCGCGGGTCGCGGGCGAACCCGACCGGCTGCTGTTCCTCGCCGAGGGGATGAACGTGCGCCAGTGCGTCGCGGTGACCGATCCGGTGCGGGGCAAGGGCTACCGCCTGGTCAGCCGCGAAGTGCTGTTCTACCTCGACCCCAAGACCGGCCAGGTGCTGCGCCAATGGGCCAATCCCTGGTCGGGCGAAACCGTCGAGGTCATGCACATCAACAACGATCCGGTGAATTCGCGTCCCAATTTCCCGATCGGTGCCGACGGCAAGCCCGCGACGTTCAACGGTCGCCGCGAAGGCAAATGGATTTTCATGCCGTTCGAAGCGCCGCTGTTCTACGAGAACCCGCTGTCGGGCGCGTATCAGGATTATGTCGGCGGCAAATACCACGCGATGGAGATTTTCGACTTTTTTGCCGACGCCAGCGACATCCTCGATACCAAGAATCCGACCGCCTATCCCGGCGTCGGCTGGGTCCGCATTTCGGACTGGATGCCGTGGATGAAGCAGCGCGGACGCCAAGGCCAGATGGTGTTCAACGCAATGGGGTCGAAGCTCAAGAGCTTCGACGAACTGCCGACGGTGATGAAGGAAGAGATCGCGAAGAACTATCCGATCTACACCGCGCCGCCGGCGGGCGACGATACCCGGCCGAATGCGACGACCTGGACGGTGTTCAAGGCCAAGGTCGACGCCGAGCGCGCGGCGGCGAAGGGCGAAGCGGGCCGCAAATAG
- a CDS encoding glutathione S-transferase family protein, translating to MTLELFGHPFSSYTWKALIPLYETGTPFEFRVLDAEFPENGAALAAHWPVGKFPVLVDGGNVIVESSIIVEHVAPHFVPDDRDAAREVRMLDRIFDNHVMNMMQQVVLAAIVHGRDSDEVAKARATCATALDKIYGWLDARLAGRTWAAGDDFGLADCAGAPSLFYADWVHPIAPEFATLRAYRARLLARPSMARCVDGARPYRHYFPLGAPDRD from the coding sequence ATGACCCTCGAACTCTTCGGACACCCCTTTTCGTCCTATACATGGAAGGCGCTGATCCCGCTGTATGAAACCGGCACGCCCTTTGAATTCCGGGTGCTCGATGCGGAATTTCCAGAGAACGGTGCGGCGCTGGCGGCGCACTGGCCGGTGGGCAAGTTCCCCGTGCTGGTGGACGGCGGGAATGTCATCGTCGAATCGAGCATCATCGTCGAACATGTCGCGCCGCATTTCGTGCCCGACGACCGCGATGCCGCGCGCGAGGTGCGGATGCTCGACCGGATTTTCGACAATCATGTCATGAACATGATGCAGCAGGTCGTGCTCGCCGCCATCGTCCATGGCCGCGACTCCGATGAGGTAGCGAAGGCGCGCGCCACGTGCGCGACGGCGCTCGACAAAATCTATGGCTGGCTCGACGCACGGCTGGCCGGGCGGACCTGGGCGGCAGGCGACGACTTCGGTCTCGCCGATTGTGCGGGCGCGCCCTCGCTGTTCTACGCCGACTGGGTGCACCCCATTGCCCCAGAATTCGCCACACTGCGCGCCTATCGCGCCCGCTTGCTCGCGCGGCCGTCGATGGCGCGCTGTGTCGACGGCGCGCGCCCCTATCGCCATTATTTCCCGCTCGGCGCACCCGACCGCGATTAA
- a CDS encoding VOC family protein — translation MTAKNIVCLWYEHAAEEAANFYAATFPDTHVTGVHRAPGDYPDGKKGDALVVEFSVMGVPCIGLNGGPRFKHSEAFSFQVATDDQAETDRYWDALTSDGGEESQCGWCRDKWGISWQITPRALTQAMSAGGEVAGRAFAAMMPMKKIDVAAIEAAVRGD, via the coding sequence ATGACGGCCAAGAATATCGTCTGCCTGTGGTACGAACATGCCGCAGAAGAAGCCGCGAATTTTTACGCGGCGACGTTTCCCGACACCCATGTCACCGGCGTCCACCGCGCGCCCGGCGACTATCCCGACGGCAAGAAGGGCGATGCGCTCGTCGTCGAATTCAGCGTGATGGGGGTGCCCTGCATCGGCCTGAACGGCGGGCCCCGCTTCAAGCACAGCGAGGCGTTCAGCTTTCAGGTGGCGACCGACGACCAGGCCGAGACCGACCGTTACTGGGATGCGCTGACCAGCGATGGCGGCGAGGAAAGCCAGTGCGGCTGGTGCCGCGACAAATGGGGCATCTCTTGGCAGATCACGCCCCGCGCCCTGACCCAGGCGATGTCGGCGGGGGGAGAAGTTGCCGGGCGCGCGTTCGCCGCGATGATGCCGATGAAGAAGATCGACGTCGCGGCGATCGAGGCAGCGGTGCGGGGCGATTAG
- a CDS encoding VOC family protein, with the protein MTNHHGDFIWYELMTTEGAASAAFYGPLLGWSFSGNDEYREIQGSEGGVGGMLQLTPEMTAGGARPAWVGYVLVDDVDKMVESIEHGGGRTYMPARDMPGIGRFAMVADPQGAAFYVMKPIPPANDPDKVSNAFSYDRPRIGHCAWNELHTSDPAAALHFYGQRFGWVKDGEMDMGPMGKYAFLRHAGRAPDGSPPGQGMLGAVMPKVPEVPVSAWNHYFRVADIDAAVAHIEASGGKVIHGPVEIPGGDYSLNGIDPQSAFFALVGSRKG; encoded by the coding sequence ATGACCAATCATCACGGCGATTTCATCTGGTACGAACTGATGACGACCGAGGGCGCAGCTTCGGCGGCATTTTACGGCCCGCTGCTCGGCTGGAGCTTCAGCGGCAACGACGAATACCGCGAAATACAGGGCAGCGAAGGCGGCGTCGGCGGGATGTTGCAACTGACCCCCGAAATGACGGCGGGCGGCGCGCGTCCGGCTTGGGTCGGCTATGTACTCGTTGACGACGTCGACAAGATGGTCGAATCAATCGAACATGGCGGCGGACGGACTTACATGCCCGCGCGCGACATGCCGGGTATCGGGCGCTTCGCCATGGTCGCCGACCCGCAGGGCGCGGCCTTTTATGTCATGAAGCCGATACCGCCCGCCAACGATCCGGACAAGGTGAGCAACGCCTTTTCATACGACCGCCCCCGCATTGGCCATTGCGCGTGGAACGAGCTGCACACCAGCGACCCCGCTGCCGCGCTGCACTTCTACGGCCAGCGCTTCGGCTGGGTGAAGGACGGCGAGATGGATATGGGGCCGATGGGCAAATACGCGTTCCTGCGGCACGCCGGTCGCGCGCCCGACGGGTCGCCGCCGGGACAGGGAATGCTGGGCGCGGTGATGCCGAAGGTACCCGAAGTGCCGGTTTCGGCGTGGAACCATTATTTCCGCGTTGCCGATATCGATGCCGCCGTCGCGCACATCGAAGCGAGCGGCGGCAAGGTGATCCACGGCCCGGTCGAAATTCCCGGAGGGGATTATTCGCTGAACGGGATCGATCCGCAGAGCGCGTTTTTCGCGCTGGTCGGCAGCAGGAAGGGTTGA
- a CDS encoding NYN domain-containing protein yields MPRLLIFVDEANFGRSARHAGFQPDLIALKNWLADPETGRNLIEMVVYIGLPPDWRPEDLPEGWRRAYDSKHRLRHALENNGIMTVAWRGKQLFNSNPPAFAANIDMLMAMDALELSLEAKPDIVVLVSGDGDFAYLANKLRRRGIHVEAASLPQAMSGELKRAVNEFIDLRDFFDEVGKPFIDYHDDDHRQDDDRPENGVDGEGDD; encoded by the coding sequence ATGCCCCGCTTGCTGATTTTCGTCGACGAAGCCAATTTCGGTCGTTCCGCCCGCCACGCCGGGTTCCAGCCCGACCTGATCGCGCTCAAGAACTGGCTCGCCGACCCCGAGACCGGGCGCAACCTGATCGAGATGGTCGTCTATATCGGCCTGCCGCCCGACTGGCGGCCGGAAGACCTGCCCGAAGGCTGGCGGCGCGCCTATGACAGCAAGCACCGCCTGCGCCATGCGCTCGAGAACAACGGGATCATGACAGTCGCGTGGCGCGGCAAGCAATTGTTCAACAGCAACCCGCCCGCTTTTGCCGCCAATATCGACATGCTGATGGCGATGGACGCGCTCGAACTTTCGCTCGAGGCAAAGCCCGATATCGTCGTGCTCGTCTCGGGCGACGGCGATTTCGCCTATCTCGCCAACAAGCTGCGGCGGCGCGGCATCCATGTCGAGGCGGCAAGCCTGCCGCAGGCGATGTCGGGCGAACTGAAGCGCGCGGTCAACGAATTCATCGACCTGCGCGACTTTTTCGACGAGGTCGGCAAGCCGTTCATCGATTACCACGACGACGACCACCGGCAAGACGACGACCGGCCTGAAAACGGGGTCGATGGCGAAGGCGACGACTGA
- a CDS encoding DUF1428 domain-containing protein encodes MYIDGFMASVKDGERDAFTAYANRVDTLFLDYGATRVVDSWGDDVPRGKQTDFYRAVAAEEGETVVFGWIEWPDKATRDTGWEAAMKDERMGGGQPPFDGKRMIFGAFEAVSVHAK; translated from the coding sequence ATGTATATCGACGGATTCATGGCGAGCGTGAAAGACGGCGAACGCGACGCTTTCACCGCCTATGCCAACCGCGTGGACACATTGTTTCTCGATTACGGGGCGACGCGCGTGGTCGACAGCTGGGGCGACGATGTGCCGCGCGGCAAACAGACCGACTTCTATCGTGCGGTCGCAGCCGAGGAAGGCGAGACGGTGGTGTTCGGCTGGATCGAATGGCCCGACAAAGCGACGCGCGACACCGGCTGGGAAGCGGCGATGAAAGACGAGCGCATGGGCGGCGGCCAGCCACCCTTCGACGGCAAGCGCATGATCTTCGGCGCGTTCGAGGCGGTGTCGGTGCACGCAAAATAG
- the aac(6') gene encoding aminoglycoside 6'-N-acetyltransferase: MIVRPAQPADAARWQSLRAILWHDDDPDDHRAEIATYFTASNPEQAAFMAVSDGGDIIGFAEAALRHDYVEACDTSPVAYLEGICVDPAGRLKGVGRMLVEAVADWGRAQGCTEFASDALIEDVESHAFHAAVGLAETERVVFFKRDLQ; this comes from the coding sequence GTGATCGTCCGGCCCGCACAACCAGCCGACGCCGCACGCTGGCAATCGCTGCGCGCTATCCTCTGGCATGACGACGATCCCGACGACCACCGCGCCGAAATCGCGACCTATTTCACCGCGTCGAACCCTGAGCAGGCTGCGTTCATGGCCGTCAGTGATGGCGGCGACATTATCGGCTTTGCCGAGGCGGCGTTGCGGCACGATTATGTCGAGGCGTGCGACACGTCACCTGTCGCCTATCTGGAGGGGATTTGTGTCGATCCCGCCGGACGGCTGAAGGGCGTCGGGCGCATGCTGGTCGAGGCCGTCGCCGATTGGGGCCGGGCGCAGGGCTGCACCGAATTTGCCTCGGATGCGCTGATCGAAGACGTCGAAAGCCATGCGTTCCACGCCGCCGTCGGCCTTGCCGAAACCGAGCGCGTGGTGTTTTTCAAAAGGGATTTGCAATGA
- the galE gene encoding UDP-glucose 4-epimerase GalE, translating into MTAKPTVLVTGGAGYIGSHAVLALRDAGYGVVVIDNLVTGFRWAVPEGVPFVEASIDDAATVAATIRDHDIGAIVHFAGSVVVPESVSDPLKYYLNNTVRSRSLIESAVTGGVKHFIFSSTAATYGIPDTVPVREDMPTVPINPYGMSKLMTEAMLRDTAAAHPLNYAALRYFNVAGADPKGRTGQSTAGATHLIKIAAEAATGKRASVSVFGTDYATEDGTGVRDYIHVSDLADAHVAALDWLIANPTENLTANAGYGTGFSVNQVLDAVDRVTNMKLDRRYEGRRAGDPDALVADNARILSTLDWTPQRADLDGIVRDALAWERHLGERA; encoded by the coding sequence ATGACCGCAAAGCCGACCGTTCTCGTCACCGGCGGGGCCGGCTATATCGGCAGCCATGCCGTGCTGGCGCTGCGCGACGCCGGCTATGGCGTGGTCGTCATCGACAATCTGGTCACCGGCTTTCGCTGGGCGGTGCCGGAAGGGGTGCCGTTCGTCGAGGCCAGCATCGACGATGCCGCAACCGTGGCAGCAACGATCCGCGACCACGATATCGGGGCTATCGTGCACTTCGCCGGATCGGTGGTCGTGCCCGAATCGGTCAGCGACCCGCTCAAATATTATCTCAACAACACTGTCCGCAGCCGCAGCCTGATCGAGAGCGCGGTGACCGGCGGCGTCAAGCACTTCATCTTCTCCTCGACCGCGGCGACCTATGGCATTCCCGACACGGTGCCGGTGCGCGAGGATATGCCGACGGTGCCGATCAATCCCTATGGCATGTCGAAACTGATGACCGAAGCGATGCTGCGCGACACCGCCGCCGCCCACCCGCTCAACTACGCCGCGCTACGCTATTTCAACGTGGCGGGTGCGGACCCCAAGGGCCGCACCGGGCAATCGACCGCAGGCGCGACGCACCTGATCAAGATCGCGGCGGAGGCGGCGACCGGCAAGCGCGCGTCGGTCAGCGTATTCGGCACCGATTACGCGACCGAGGATGGCACCGGGGTGCGCGACTATATCCATGTCAGCGACTTGGCTGACGCACATGTCGCGGCGCTCGACTGGCTGATCGCGAACCCGACCGAGAATCTGACGGCGAACGCGGGCTATGGCACAGGTTTCAGCGTGAACCAGGTGCTCGATGCGGTCGACCGCGTCACCAACATGAAGCTCGACCGGCGTTATGAAGGGCGTCGCGCGGGCGACCCCGATGCGCTGGTTGCCGACAATGCTCGCATCCTTTCGACGCTCGACTGGACGCCGCAACGCGCCGACCTCGACGGTATCGTTCGCGATGCGCTGGCGTGGGAACGGCATCTGGGAGAACGCGCATGA
- a CDS encoding VOC family protein, translated as MARNPDQDPIGGLTPHLTIASGGTAAEAIDWYKKAFGATELMRMPADDGKRLMHAHLVVNGSSLMLNDDFPEYRGGADVGSGPPLGVTLHLQVDDVDAWFDRAVAAGATPAMKPENMFWGDRYGQVADPFGYRWALGAPIEGAGQ; from the coding sequence ATGGCAAGGAATCCCGACCAGGACCCGATCGGCGGCCTTACCCCGCACCTGACCATCGCCAGCGGCGGGACCGCTGCCGAAGCCATCGACTGGTATAAAAAGGCGTTCGGCGCGACCGAGCTGATGCGGATGCCCGCCGACGACGGCAAGCGGCTGATGCACGCGCATCTGGTCGTCAACGGATCTTCGCTGATGCTCAACGACGACTTCCCCGAATATCGCGGGGGTGCCGATGTCGGTTCGGGGCCGCCGCTGGGGGTGACGCTTCACTTGCAAGTCGATGACGTCGATGCATGGTTCGACCGCGCCGTCGCTGCCGGGGCGACCCCCGCGATGAAGCCCGAAAACATGTTCTGGGGTGACCGTTACGGCCAGGTCGCCGACCCGTTCGGCTATCGCTGGGCGCTGGGCGCGCCAATCGAGGGAGCAGGCCAATGA
- a CDS encoding transglutaminase family protein, with the protein MRLAIDVLLDYSLPPTDEPTDVLLQVEAAAMADQRIVSEKLTATSPERLRAVPGEDSIGQRTWAAGVGRFSAHYAATVDIDRAVPDLAPLGLTLARDLPGLVLPYLLPSRYVESHLFETFVQRQFGDLVGGAKVVAMRDWIMRELSYVPGASDGYTTAKDTFVRREGVCRDYAHLMAAFARAALIPARLVSAYAPGVTPPDFHAVVEVWLDGGWHLVDATGMAHPDEIARVAIGRDATDIAFMTVFGTATLLDQRVSVTAEPVGAPAG; encoded by the coding sequence ATGCGCCTCGCCATCGACGTCCTGCTCGATTATTCCTTGCCGCCGACCGACGAACCCACCGATGTCCTGCTGCAGGTCGAGGCCGCCGCCATGGCCGACCAGCGGATCGTCAGCGAGAAACTGACCGCGACCTCACCCGAACGGCTGCGCGCCGTCCCTGGCGAGGACTCGATCGGACAACGTACCTGGGCGGCAGGCGTCGGTCGCTTCTCCGCGCATTATGCCGCCACCGTGGACATCGACCGCGCGGTTCCCGATCTCGCGCCGCTGGGCCTTACGCTCGCGCGCGACCTGCCGGGACTGGTGCTGCCCTATCTGCTGCCCAGCCGCTATGTCGAAAGCCATTTGTTCGAAACCTTCGTCCAGCGCCAGTTCGGCGATCTGGTCGGCGGGGCCAAGGTCGTGGCGATGCGCGACTGGATCATGCGCGAGCTGAGCTATGTCCCCGGCGCGTCCGACGGCTACACCACCGCCAAGGACACCTTTGTCCGGCGCGAAGGGGTGTGCCGCGACTATGCGCATCTGATGGCGGCGTTCGCGCGCGCGGCGTTGATCCCGGCGCGGCTCGTGTCGGCCTATGCACCCGGCGTGACCCCGCCCGATTTCCATGCGGTGGTCGAGGTCTGGCTCGACGGCGGCTGGCATCTGGTCGATGCGACGGGGATGGCGCATCCCGACGAGATCGCGCGCGTCGCCATCGGCCGCGACGCCACCGATATCGCGTTCATGACGGTGTTCGGCACCGCGACTCTGCTCGACCAGCGGGTGTCGGTGACGGCGGAACCCGTGGGCGCACCTGCGGGTTGA
- a CDS encoding SRPBCC domain-containing protein: MSNELSVTRFIAAPPAEVWSVMTDRIEEWWCPTPWRAEFSTLERRAGGTSTCTMYGPDGEVHPHPGTVLAWDEGRRFAFTDAIVGDLEPAGPFMIGIWSVAPEGEGTRYAAVARHWTEEASKNHADMGFDQGWGACADQLKALCEA, translated from the coding sequence ATGAGTAACGAACTGAGTGTCACCCGCTTCATCGCGGCACCGCCGGCCGAAGTGTGGTCGGTCATGACCGACCGCATCGAGGAATGGTGGTGCCCGACACCCTGGCGCGCCGAGTTCTCGACGCTCGAACGGCGCGCGGGCGGCACCTCGACCTGCACGATGTACGGTCCCGACGGCGAAGTGCACCCGCACCCCGGCACGGTGCTGGCATGGGACGAGGGGCGGCGCTTTGCCTTTACCGACGCGATCGTCGGCGACCTCGAACCGGCCGGACCGTTCATGATCGGCATATGGTCGGTCGCCCCCGAAGGCGAGGGCACACGCTACGCGGCGGTCGCGCGCCACTGGACCGAGGAGGCGTCGAAGAACCACGCCGATATGGGCTTCGACCAGGGCTGGGGTGCCTGCGCCGACCAGTTGAAGGCGCTCTGCGAAGCATGA
- a CDS encoding DUF1428 domain-containing protein — MTYIDGFVIPVPAAGKDKFIHHAKTIDAIFKELGALRVVECWGDDVPHGKQTDFHRAVAAKESETIAFSWIEWPDKPTRDAAMAKTTEMMEAKSDPRMDPAKNPMPFDGARMIYGGFTPVVEL, encoded by the coding sequence ATGACCTATATCGACGGGTTCGTGATCCCGGTTCCCGCTGCGGGCAAGGACAAGTTCATCCACCACGCGAAAACGATCGACGCCATCTTCAAGGAACTCGGCGCGCTGCGCGTCGTCGAATGCTGGGGCGACGATGTGCCGCACGGCAAACAGACCGATTTCCACCGGGCGGTGGCGGCAAAGGAGAGCGAGACGATCGCGTTCAGCTGGATCGAATGGCCCGACAAGCCGACGCGCGATGCGGCAATGGCGAAGACCACCGAGATGATGGAAGCGAAAAGCGACCCGCGCATGGATCCGGCGAAGAACCCGATGCCTTTCGACGGCGCGCGGATGATCTACGGCGGCTTCACCCCCGTCGTCGAACTCTGA
- a CDS encoding DUF1737 domain-containing protein, with translation MSRTSPPDGKLVYRLMTGTDDKVFCQRVSQALAEGYELYGLPVMTFDPARVEMRVAQAVVWSGS, from the coding sequence ATGAGCAGGACTTCGCCGCCCGATGGGAAGCTCGTCTATCGCTTGATGACGGGGACCGACGACAAGGTATTTTGCCAACGTGTGTCGCAGGCGCTGGCAGAGGGCTATGAGCTCTACGGCCTGCCCGTCATGACGTTCGACCCTGCGCGCGTCGAGATGCGCGTCGCGCAGGCGGTGGTGTGGAGCGGAAGTTAG